The Sphingomonas alpina genome has a segment encoding these proteins:
- a CDS encoding helix-turn-helix domain-containing protein, producing the protein MAVATRNVGDQLREWRQKRRMSQLDLALDTEISARHLSFLETGRARPSREMVLRLSEQLEMPMRERNLLLTAAGFAPLFGERSLDDPEMSGARRAVDLILAGHEPWPALVVDRCWNLIAANRGVAPLLASVSPALLAGVPNIMRLALHPDGLAAQIVNLSEWRHHLISRLKRQAQATSDTELDDLVTELESYAAPPMADAKPQDLGGIAVPLKLLIGERVLSFLSTTTVFGTAQDVTLSELTLETFFPADDATAEMVRTLASGAG; encoded by the coding sequence ATGGCGGTTGCCACGCGGAATGTCGGGGATCAGTTGCGCGAATGGCGCCAGAAGCGGCGCATGAGCCAGCTCGATCTCGCGCTCGATACGGAGATTTCGGCGCGCCATCTAAGCTTCCTCGAAACCGGCCGCGCCCGGCCGAGCCGCGAGATGGTGCTGCGCCTGTCCGAACAGCTCGAGATGCCGATGCGCGAGCGCAACCTGCTGCTCACCGCCGCCGGCTTCGCGCCCCTGTTCGGCGAACGCTCGCTCGACGATCCGGAAATGTCCGGCGCGCGGCGCGCGGTCGATCTGATCCTGGCCGGGCATGAGCCCTGGCCCGCACTGGTGGTCGACCGGTGCTGGAACCTGATCGCGGCGAACCGCGGCGTCGCGCCGTTGCTCGCGAGCGTGTCGCCCGCCTTGCTGGCAGGCGTGCCCAATATCATGCGCCTCGCGCTGCACCCCGACGGGCTGGCAGCACAGATCGTCAATCTCTCGGAGTGGCGCCATCACCTGATCTCACGCCTGAAGCGCCAGGCCCAGGCGACAAGCGATACCGAGCTGGACGATCTGGTCACCGAACTGGAAAGCTATGCCGCGCCGCCCATGGCGGATGCGAAACCGCAGGATCTGGGCGGCATCGCGGTGCCGTTGAAGCTGCTGATCGGCGAGCGGGTGCTGAGCTTCCTCAGCACCACCACCGTGTTCGGCACCGCACAGGACGTGACCCTGTCGGAACTAACGCTGGAGACCTTCTTCCCCGCCGACGACGCCACGGCGGAGATGGTCAGGACATTGGCGAGCGGGGCCGGATAG
- a CDS encoding TonB-dependent siderophore receptor, whose product MTLSKFLGFSGIALIALTSGPAWAADGAADGTPDGDRRDDIVVTGERARQDAGAGTKTATPLIETPQPITILTEDMFRAQGAINISDTVRYAAGITANPYGRDSRVDSFAIRGIDALQFRDGMRDIFGSYVSTTSDPYNFSRVEVVRGPASVLFGQGSIGGIVNLVSKAPEFTTRGEIAAVYGSDNRKELLADINGPIADGLAARLVARVRDSDTFIDNVRDDRVMIAPSLRWQPSAGTDITLLGLYQDDHGGSTPQFLPIVGTLYDNPGNPRLPRTLFVGKPGHDRYDGRLLQGTAMVKQRITDQIELHLKARYIDSDVSYFTHYTNSYTNPTDPYIAGSNGRLIQLYSDDKLATLNVFTTDNNVQIKFNTGAGVSHLLLAGVDYSWNRFTERYGSGRDIVDLYNINYAALSVPVIDPVAARQSQKQLGIYVQDQIRFADRVSVVLGARRDHVTSPGSPSANATTFRAGIIGEIGAGISPFFSYTESFQPIAGFNADHAGFKPQTGTQYEMGAKWQPDAATLVTVTVFHIRERNRPIDDPDRPLSQIQSGELTTKGFEIEATRTLPGNYELSVNYGYNKLETRDSPYFDYYPRHNASIWGMKTLPVGDAMSLRLGAGVRYTGNRKSVGPAWTIVTGDNTLVDALAELEWSKWRLSVNATNLFNRSYFASCLSRGDCFIGAPRNVMGTLAYRF is encoded by the coding sequence ATGACATTGAGCAAGTTTCTCGGGTTTTCTGGTATCGCGCTGATCGCGCTGACGAGCGGCCCGGCATGGGCCGCGGATGGGGCGGCGGACGGAACGCCGGACGGCGACCGGCGCGACGACATCGTCGTCACGGGCGAGCGCGCCAGGCAGGATGCAGGTGCGGGTACCAAGACAGCGACACCGCTGATCGAAACGCCACAACCGATCACGATCCTGACCGAAGACATGTTCCGTGCGCAGGGCGCGATCAATATCAGCGACACGGTGCGTTATGCCGCCGGGATCACGGCGAATCCCTATGGCCGCGATTCACGCGTCGACAGCTTCGCCATTCGCGGCATCGATGCGCTGCAGTTCCGCGACGGCATGCGCGACATTTTCGGGTCCTATGTCAGCACCACGTCCGACCCGTATAATTTCTCGCGTGTCGAGGTGGTGCGCGGGCCGGCCTCGGTCTTGTTCGGCCAGGGATCGATCGGCGGCATCGTCAACCTTGTGTCGAAGGCCCCTGAATTCACCACCCGCGGCGAGATCGCGGCAGTCTATGGCAGCGACAACCGCAAGGAACTGCTCGCCGACATCAACGGCCCGATCGCCGACGGCCTCGCCGCGCGGCTGGTCGCGCGGGTGCGCGATTCCGATACTTTCATCGACAATGTGCGTGACGATCGCGTGATGATCGCGCCGTCCCTGCGCTGGCAGCCGAGCGCCGGTACGGACATCACGCTGCTGGGTCTTTATCAGGACGACCATGGCGGCTCGACACCGCAATTCCTGCCGATTGTCGGCACACTGTACGACAATCCCGGCAATCCGCGGCTGCCGCGCACCCTGTTCGTCGGCAAGCCCGGGCATGACCGCTACGATGGCCGGCTGTTGCAGGGCACGGCGATGGTCAAGCAGCGCATTACCGACCAGATCGAGCTGCACCTGAAGGCGCGCTACATCGACAGCGATGTGAGCTATTTCACGCATTACACCAACAGCTACACCAACCCGACCGACCCCTATATCGCGGGGAGCAACGGCCGGTTGATCCAGCTCTACAGCGACGACAAGCTGGCGACGCTGAACGTCTTCACCACCGACAATAATGTCCAGATCAAGTTCAACACTGGCGCCGGGGTTAGCCATCTGCTGCTCGCGGGCGTGGACTATAGCTGGAACCGCTTTACCGAGCGCTACGGGTCTGGGCGTGATATAGTCGATCTTTACAACATCAATTATGCTGCGCTGTCCGTTCCGGTGATCGATCCCGTGGCGGCGCGACAGTCGCAGAAGCAGCTTGGCATCTATGTCCAGGACCAGATCCGCTTCGCCGACCGCGTGTCGGTGGTGCTGGGCGCGCGGCGCGATCATGTAACGAGTCCTGGCTCGCCGTCTGCCAATGCCACCACCTTTCGCGCCGGCATCATCGGCGAGATCGGTGCGGGCATCTCGCCCTTTTTCAGCTACACTGAAAGCTTCCAGCCGATCGCAGGCTTCAACGCCGATCATGCGGGATTCAAACCGCAAACCGGCACGCAATATGAGATGGGGGCAAAGTGGCAGCCGGATGCCGCCACGCTGGTCACCGTCACCGTCTTCCACATTCGCGAACGCAATCGACCGATCGACGATCCCGACAGGCCGCTGAGCCAGATCCAGTCGGGCGAACTCACCACCAAAGGGTTCGAGATCGAGGCCACGCGTACCTTGCCGGGCAATTACGAGCTGTCGGTCAATTATGGTTATAACAAGCTTGAGACCAGGGACTCGCCGTACTTCGACTATTACCCGCGTCACAACGCATCGATCTGGGGCATGAAGACGCTGCCGGTGGGCGATGCCATGTCGCTGCGGCTGGGTGCCGGCGTTCGCTACACCGGCAATCGCAAGTCGGTCGGCCCGGCCTGGACGATCGTGACGGGCGACAACACGCTGGTCGATGCACTGGCCGAACTCGAATGGAGCAAATGGCGCCTGTCGGTGAACGCGACGAACCTGTTCAACCGGTCTTATTTCGCATCGTGCCTGTCGCGCGGCGATTGCTTCATCGGCGCGCCGCGCAATGTGATGGGTACGCTGGCCTATCGATTCTGA
- a CDS encoding AzlC family ABC transporter permease — MPAAATDLSLAGVGRGFRDLFAAAIAVAVFGIGFGAAAVEAGLSPAAAAAMSGFVFAGAAQYAVLDLWQYPLPWVAILMTTLAINGRHVVLGATLGDYLDAAPPVRRYAVLAVLSDANWASTRQAIAGGERDLGHLLGGGLLLWLTWVAGTLVGAFAGQAIGDPRQFGVDALMPAFFVCVLIGAAKGPRDVPPWIVAGGAAAGLSLVMPTHWAVISGALGGALFGYCLDARR; from the coding sequence ATGCCCGCTGCCGCAACAGACTTGTCCCTCGCCGGTGTCGGTCGCGGGTTTCGCGACCTGTTCGCCGCCGCGATCGCCGTGGCAGTGTTCGGCATCGGCTTCGGCGCCGCGGCGGTCGAGGCCGGCCTGAGCCCCGCAGCAGCAGCGGCGATGAGCGGCTTCGTCTTTGCCGGCGCGGCGCAATATGCGGTGCTCGATCTGTGGCAGTATCCCTTGCCCTGGGTCGCGATCCTGATGACCACGCTGGCAATCAACGGCCGTCACGTCGTGCTCGGTGCGACGCTGGGCGACTATCTCGATGCCGCGCCGCCGGTGCGGCGCTATGCGGTGCTTGCTGTGCTCAGCGACGCGAACTGGGCCTCGACCCGCCAGGCGATCGCCGGTGGCGAACGCGACCTCGGCCATCTGCTCGGCGGCGGGCTGTTGCTCTGGCTGACCTGGGTTGCGGGAACGCTGGTCGGTGCCTTTGCCGGCCAGGCGATCGGCGATCCGCGTCAGTTCGGTGTCGATGCATTGATGCCGGCGTTTTTCGTCTGCGTCCTGATCGGTGCAGCAAAGGGGCCGCGCGACGTTCCGCCCTGGATCGTCGCGGGAGGCGCAGCCGCGGGCCTCTCGCTCGTCATGCCGACGCATTGGGCGGTCATCTCCGGTGCGCTCGGCGGCGCGCTGTTCGGCTATTGCCTCGATGCCAGACGCTGA
- a CDS encoding TetR/AcrR family transcriptional regulator — protein MVRAERAKFRKNDPAGMRKRVIDAAASAFQTQGYGATSMHDVVRAAAVTGGALYHHFPTKKDLALAVVAERVSGEIAATWIAAVDSAPSGAEGIVGVFEETADALDRQGSVSGCPLGNLALELSLADDGLRRAVEGEYRAWQDAIAVRLDHDERAGRADFAAGDAAGWADTVVAMFTGAMSIAKARQDATALRACARRLRAMMGLPAGRADQG, from the coding sequence ATGGTGCGCGCAGAACGGGCGAAGTTTCGGAAGAATGATCCGGCGGGGATGCGCAAGCGGGTGATCGATGCCGCTGCCAGCGCATTTCAGACGCAGGGCTATGGTGCGACCAGCATGCACGATGTGGTGCGCGCAGCGGCGGTGACCGGTGGCGCGCTTTATCATCATTTTCCGACCAAGAAGGATCTTGCACTGGCGGTGGTTGCGGAGCGCGTCTCGGGCGAGATCGCCGCCACCTGGATAGCGGCGGTCGATAGCGCGCCGTCCGGAGCCGAGGGGATTGTCGGTGTGTTCGAGGAGACCGCCGACGCGCTCGACCGGCAGGGATCGGTCTCGGGCTGCCCGCTCGGCAATCTGGCGCTCGAACTATCGCTTGCCGATGACGGGCTGCGCCGCGCGGTGGAGGGCGAGTATCGTGCCTGGCAGGATGCGATCGCCGTGCGCCTCGATCATGACGAGCGTGCTGGCCGGGCCGATTTCGCCGCCGGCGATGCTGCGGGGTGGGCCGATACGGTGGTGGCGATGTTTACGGGCGCCATGTCGATCGCCAAGGCGCGGCAGGATGCCACTGCACTGCGCGCCTGTGCTCGCCGCTTGCGCGCCATGATGGGATTACCAGCCGGGAGAGCGGATCAGGGCTGA
- a CDS encoding NIPSNAP family protein: protein MTMTGLAALGSSAFAAGPPAAQPVIELRQYKILKGRRDAMIALFEREFVDSQEALGIRIIGQFRDLDDPDRFTWIREFESMAARATALNAFYFGPLWKAHRDEANALLDDNDNVLLLHPAVAGLGFGPLTRPVMAGGPAGLVIATIHYLWKDAGEGFGSFFQERMQPALAAAGLPVLSAYVPEREPNNFPRLPVRQSEKLFVWFTRVPDAAAYDAAMVRLRADKLWHATTGAALDDFEERAAQILRLAPASRSTLR from the coding sequence ATGACCATGACCGGACTCGCAGCATTGGGCAGCAGCGCCTTCGCGGCAGGCCCGCCCGCGGCCCAACCCGTGATCGAGCTGCGCCAGTACAAGATCCTCAAGGGCCGTCGCGACGCGATGATCGCCCTGTTCGAGCGCGAGTTCGTCGACAGCCAGGAAGCGCTGGGCATACGCATCATCGGGCAGTTCCGCGATCTCGACGATCCCGACCGCTTCACCTGGATCCGCGAGTTCGAGAGCATGGCGGCGCGCGCTACCGCGCTCAACGCCTTTTATTTCGGGCCGCTATGGAAGGCGCATCGCGATGAGGCCAATGCCTTGCTCGACGACAATGACAATGTCCTGTTGCTGCATCCTGCAGTTGCGGGGCTTGGCTTCGGTCCGCTGACGCGCCCGGTCATGGCGGGCGGCCCCGCAGGTCTGGTGATCGCGACGATCCATTATCTGTGGAAAGATGCCGGCGAGGGGTTCGGCAGCTTCTTTCAGGAACGGATGCAACCAGCGCTCGCCGCGGCGGGTCTGCCCGTCCTGTCCGCCTATGTCCCGGAGCGCGAACCGAATAATTTCCCGCGCTTGCCGGTGCGGCAAAGCGAGAAGCTGTTCGTCTGGTTCACGCGCGTTCCGGATGCCGCCGCTTATGACGCGGCAATGGTGAGATTGCGTGCGGACAAGCTATGGCATGCCACGACCGGCGCCGCGCTCGACGATTTCGAAGAGCGCGCGGCACAGATACTGCGGCTTGCACCGGCCTCCCGCTCGACGCTACGCTGA
- a CDS encoding peptide MFS transporter has protein sequence MATRAETISDPAPSITAPTATDRSFLGHPKGLAYLAFTEAWERFSYYGMTALVVLYMAQQLFQPGHVEHVAGLAVYRGALEAVLGPLSPQALASQTFGFYSGLVYFTPVLGGWVADRLLGAKRTVVIGALLMSAGHFAMTFDQSFLLALLLLILGSGCLKGNISAQIGHLYPADDESRRTRAFTIFSMAINIGAVLGPLVCAGLAQAYGWHVGFGTAGVLMLLATITYLAGQRYLPDQRPRRRDRVAAAPLTAAEWRTVLLLVVVMGITVFQTITYFQFFNVGLVWIDSHADLATPLGHIPAPWFNSVDAFFSVIAVPPLIWLWAREARRGRESSDLTKIGIGAVLASISAAIMALAAMLAGAGTTSALIPFAAFAMIGVAFLYYWPPYLALMSRAAPPSVNATMMGCAYLSLFIGNIIMGWVGTLYETMPPGAFWMLNAGISMIGALLALLFGPALARRLASGSSQP, from the coding sequence ATGGCGACGAGAGCGGAAACCATATCAGATCCGGCCCCGTCGATCACTGCGCCGACCGCCACTGACCGATCCTTTCTCGGTCACCCCAAAGGCCTGGCCTATCTCGCCTTCACCGAGGCGTGGGAACGGTTCTCCTATTACGGCATGACCGCCCTGGTCGTGCTGTACATGGCGCAGCAATTGTTCCAGCCCGGCCATGTCGAGCATGTCGCAGGGCTGGCGGTGTATCGCGGCGCACTCGAGGCAGTGCTGGGGCCACTGTCACCACAGGCGCTCGCGTCGCAGACCTTCGGCTTCTATTCGGGGCTGGTCTATTTCACGCCGGTGCTGGGCGGGTGGGTCGCCGACCGGCTGCTCGGTGCGAAGCGGACCGTGGTGATCGGCGCGCTGCTGATGAGCGCGGGGCATTTCGCCATGACGTTCGACCAGAGCTTCCTACTCGCCTTGTTGTTGCTGATCCTCGGGTCGGGGTGTCTCAAGGGCAATATCTCGGCGCAGATCGGGCATCTATACCCGGCCGATGACGAATCGCGGCGCACGCGCGCCTTCACCATCTTCAGCATGGCAATCAATATCGGCGCAGTGCTCGGGCCGCTGGTGTGCGCCGGATTGGCCCAGGCCTATGGCTGGCATGTCGGGTTCGGCACGGCCGGGGTGCTGATGCTGCTCGCCACTATCACCTATCTCGCAGGGCAGCGCTATCTGCCCGATCAGCGTCCGCGCCGGCGCGACCGCGTGGCGGCGGCGCCGCTGACCGCCGCGGAGTGGCGCACCGTGCTGCTGCTGGTGGTCGTGATGGGCATCACGGTGTTCCAGACCATCACCTATTTCCAGTTCTTCAATGTCGGGCTGGTATGGATTGACAGCCATGCCGATCTCGCCACGCCGCTCGGCCATATCCCCGCCCCCTGGTTCAATTCGGTCGACGCATTCTTCAGCGTCATCGCAGTGCCGCCGCTGATCTGGCTCTGGGCACGCGAGGCAAGGCGCGGGCGGGAATCGAGCGACCTGACCAAGATCGGCATCGGCGCAGTGCTCGCCTCGATCTCGGCCGCAATCATGGCGCTGGCGGCGATGCTTGCCGGCGCGGGCACAACGAGCGCGCTGATCCCCTTTGCCGCTTTCGCGATGATCGGGGTCGCGTTCCTGTATTACTGGCCGCCCTATCTCGCGCTGATGTCGCGCGCCGCGCCGCCCAGCGTGAATGCGACGATGATGGGGTGCGCGTATCTTTCGCTGTTCATCGGCAACATCATCATGGGCTGGGTCGGTACATTGTACGAGACGATGCCGCCGGGAGCATTCTGGATGCTGAACGCCGGCATCTCGATGATCGGCGCGCTGCTGGCATTGCTGTTCGGGCCCGCGCTCGCGCGCCGGTTGGCAAGCGGTTCGTCTCAGCCCTGA
- a CDS encoding AzlD domain-containing protein, with translation MTALAIGMMALATYATRILGAWLVATNRVPEPVRRLLDHLATCTLAAFVVPVILAGDVALAAGVAGAMVAMLIWRSPLLSMGIAVVGTALVRLI, from the coding sequence ATGACCGCGCTTGCGATCGGGATGATGGCGCTTGCCACCTATGCCACGCGCATCCTCGGCGCCTGGCTGGTCGCGACCAATCGCGTGCCTGAGCCAGTTCGCCGGCTGCTCGACCATCTTGCGACCTGTACGCTCGCCGCGTTCGTGGTGCCGGTGATCCTGGCCGGCGATGTAGCACTCGCGGCGGGCGTCGCCGGCGCGATGGTCGCGATGCTGATCTGGCGCTCGCCGCTCCTGTCGATGGGGATTGCGGTAGTGGGCACCGCGCTGGTCAGGCTGATCTGA
- a CDS encoding DUF1579 domain-containing protein has product MTGGAHGFDFLHGAWRVTHRKLRARLAGARDWFAFPGTLQVDPVLDGLGNIDINILDDPNGAYRAHSLRLFDVSTGLWSIWWIDRRSTAIDPPVIGRFEGGKGTFFGDDLFAGKPIRVRTTYEPIDDARAEWTQAFSDDGGASWEVNWVMEFNRP; this is encoded by the coding sequence ATGACGGGCGGGGCGCATGGTTTCGACTTCCTCCACGGCGCGTGGCGGGTCACGCACCGCAAACTCCGCGCGCGGCTGGCCGGTGCTCGGGATTGGTTCGCCTTTCCCGGCACGCTGCAGGTCGATCCGGTGCTGGACGGTCTGGGCAATATCGACATCAACATACTCGACGATCCGAACGGCGCGTATCGCGCGCACTCGCTCCGGCTGTTCGATGTGTCGACCGGCTTATGGTCAATCTGGTGGATCGACCGGCGCTCGACCGCGATCGATCCGCCGGTGATCGGTCGGTTCGAGGGCGGCAAAGGGACGTTCTTCGGCGACGATCTGTTCGCCGGAAAACCGATCCGGGTGCGCACCACCTATGAACCGATCGACGACGCCCGTGCGGAATGGACTCAAGCCTTTTCAGACGATGGCGGGGCAAGCTGGGAGGTCAACTGGGTCATGGAATTCAACCGCCCATGA